The window TTGAAGGTCAAAACATTACCATTTTCGTATCAGTTGTTAAATACGAACTCTATCAAGCATGAGTGGTACATTATTGACTTTTATTGTAAAAGAATCCTAAACAACACATATCTAGAGGCATTGACATCCAAATTCTTAACCACGAGAAAAGTGCAATCCCATAGGTTTAAATTTCAAATCTTGTAGTTACGATTTTTGTAACTTTGCTTCTGCCTTACGTATTACAAATAGTAAATTCAGTAAATGCTTTttgtaatcttttatttttatttcatgtttgtttatttaacaaaacaatattctCTCTGGAGTGGGTATCTCTTTACTTATTAGTAGTTTATTTGTAAtctcaataatgtttttactctttattacgtaatgtttttattatgatcTCTAATTCAAATAAATTCAAAGCAGAAGGTATCACAGTGTTACGTTTTTATAGCATACTCTACCTCTGGTTTTAAAGACAACCATTCCGACTGACCTGTTCTTTCACTAAATTACATTAACTAACATGTAATTTTAATATCATCTGAATCTCCGTGTACGATAACTGAAAGTATCTTagaattttttatgaaattattatttataaaagtgatAGCAGTTTTaatgatgtattattttaaataccaatatatttttaccttataaccattttacaagtttatttctGCCTTCTATATTAGAATACACATTTGTCGACTTTATAAAGGTTTAGCTAGTTTGCCTGTGTTATTCTGATTGGGACTTTTTCTGAtactatataacattttttactttatttctagtGAGACATTCTCAGAAAGACAGTGATTATTGCACAGAAGAAGAACTTCCACCCGATCTGATGCTTGAAGAAACCTGCTCGAGAGAAACTGACACCAGCTGCAACGTCAAATGCCCTGTGTCCAAGATCATTGTAGGACCTTCAGAAATAACGTGTTTGTCGACAGGTCGTTGGTCAGACATTCCATTCTGTGGTAAATtacgttattttttgtttctagtcTGAAATATGAGCTAACAATGATTtgaattcagttttaaaaaatcataaaataagtatttattatgaaaactagTTTGTCTAGTTTAACCATATTTTCTTTTGCcaaatgtttaatttcactgCTCACACTGgtagattaataataaaatagacaGTGAGAATAAACCCTGAAAGGTTTAGGTTTTGACGACCGTTCATTTGAAGCCATGTACAAGaataagaaaaacttaaaatgatTTTTGAACTCTTCGCTCATGGTAgtgatatattttgaaacttgtaGTGAAAATGCAAACAGTTATTTACCAATATCCACCACAATAGTTATTTACCCTTCTACTATATGCCACactgttttaaaactgaaattttctaaaaattatgCTGGTTTTGTTCAGAATTTTTCGCGATGCTGTACAAAGGCACAGCTCcccattattttatattagtgaAGTAATCAACTGTCAATTCTTAGGCTGGACTTGTCTGACTAAACAATGGGATATTAAAGTACCTATGGCTCCATTGCGCAGAGTAAGTTTTAAGGCAACGGTACAAGCGCCGCGAATCTGATTTCTAATAAGGGGTACATTAACAAGAAGGTTACTTCAAGTCCAAGCTTAATGGAATGAAATACTTTgaatgaaatttatattaaaacgggTAAACTGGTCGTTTCAATATCACATCTCGTTTATTAATACCGCTTTAATATGCCAGTGTGAGTGTACATTTTTAGTACAGTTCTATTTTATACTCCAGATGACAAGTGTGACGAAGAGGCTCGGTTTTTCTCAGGCAAATGTTACAAACTAATGTGGAAAACTCAGGGAACAATGGCTCACTGGAAGTGTCAGACCTTAAACATGGAACCGCTGCTTATCAACGACCAGCaagtttttaactttattgtCGATTTTCTCAAAGA of the Tachypleus tridentatus isolate NWPU-2018 chromosome 13, ASM421037v1, whole genome shotgun sequence genome contains:
- the LOC143236240 gene encoding low affinity immunoglobulin epsilon Fc receptor-like, with the translated sequence MMMQGPDIIKCLSSGGWSSYPYCLRHSQKDSDYCTEEELPPDLMLEETCSRETDTSCNVKCPVSKIIVGPSEITCLSTGRWSDIPFCDDKCDEEARFFSGKCYKLMWKTQGTMAHWKCQTLNMEPLLINDQQVFNFIVDFLKDLNEECLWTSVNDIGNEQVWRDGTGELVTFFNWYPGEPDVGYYGERRDCVAMPKWRNYQYSDYPCIQSLCRFICQYDAKS